GCGGAAGCATATGCTCCAGCCCTGTCTCTGGTGATGCGCTTGACCTGTTTGTTCTGCCGCAGCCAGACCTTGAGCGTATTGCTGTCACGACCATCAAGAATGGCAACCGGTTTGTGCGTGGCTTCGTCAACAATTACCGTTCCGTATCGGCATCTTTTCTTGAAAGCAAAATCGTCGATACCGATTGTTTCACCACAAACTGGAGGTGGCTGATCTTCATAGCGTTCTGTCAGAAAGCGGATCACGCTGTCGCCGCTGATATAGAGGTTCATCGCCTGGCAGATCCGTGCGCACCCTTCACAACTGGTTTCCATTGCCAGCATACAGATGAAATCTTCGCAGCGTTGTGTCATTCTTCTGTTGGCATTGAGAAAATCATTAAATGTTTCGGCAACGGTTTGAACTGGGCATGCTTCATTGTCGCATACGTACTCATGGGCTTTAATCCGGAGTTGTACATTTTTTCCCAATATGGGAAGATCCTGAACTTTTCTTGTATAGGTGCCGTGATAATGCTTAAGTGTCTAGTGGCACCTGGGACAGACACAGGTGTGGGTTACAGATTTCATATGAATAATGATTTTATCATCAGTCTCAATTACTTCCGTGATCTTTAAAACATCGGATGGAAAGTAATGATCCAAAATCAGTGTGTTTGCTGATTCCATTTTTACCACCTTTTCTTTCTATTTGATGTCTTTATTATATCACTTCAGGTTTAATAAATCGTTTAGTAAACGGCTTTTTACGGAAGAACCAGATTTAACCGAAATACTCAAGGTTTGGACCCAACTTGCTATACGT
This is a stretch of genomic DNA from Acetobacterium woodii DSM 1030. It encodes these proteins:
- a CDS encoding transposase, which encodes MTQRCEDFICMLAMETSCEGCARICQAMNLYISGDSVIRFLTERYEDQPPPVCGETIGIDDFAFKKRCRYGTVIVDEATHKPVAILDGRDSNTLKVWLRQNKQVKRITRDRAGAYASAIGEILPDAMQIADRFHLHQNLLEVIQNVLKSAVPADIKIPIDQIPADFQSPEVNQTAKEGSKKK